The following are encoded together in the Zingiber officinale cultivar Zhangliang chromosome 8A, Zo_v1.1, whole genome shotgun sequence genome:
- the LOC122008200 gene encoding peroxidase 5-like isoform X1: MALERERRATLVVALAMALWISGAMRAEAQFKVGFYSQSCPRAEAIVKEEIEKALADDEGVGADLLRMHFHDYFVRILIALLVVIITVTGLINPIALVLYDQGCDGSILLDSTNTAEKDAQINLTLEGFDIIDDVKEKLEAACKGVVSCADLLAFAARDAVAHYGGIHYEVPSGRRDGRISVASDTDILPSPDFKLSKLTDLFVSKGLSQSEMIVLSGAHTVGIAHCDAFSKRLDSADPRMDVKYAAALRKQCPPGSNNTVSMDPHSPHKFDNHYYRLVLDSRGLFTSDDTLLSAWSTAAQVKWLACDFKGFQREFEAAIVKMGAIGVLTGYGGEVRTNCRVVN; the protein is encoded by the exons ATGGCATTGGAAAGAGAAAGACGAGCCACGTTGGTGGTGGCCTTGGCCATGGCCCTGTGGATTAGTGGCGCAATGAGAGCAGAAGCTCAGTTCAAGGTTGGCTTCTACTCCCAGAGCTGTCCCCGAGCGGAGGCCATCGTCAAAGAGGAGATCGAGAAGGCCCTCGCCGACGACGAAGGCGTCGGCGCTGACCTCCTCAGGATGCACTTCCATGACTACTTCGTCAGAATATTGATCGCACTACTTGTCGTAATTATCACCGTAACAGGATTAATTAATCCGATCGCACTTGTTTTGTATGATCAGGGCTGCGATGGTTCGATTTTGTTAGACTCCACCAACACGGCCGAGAAGGACGCGCAGATCAACCTCACGCTCGAAGGGTTCGACATTATTGACGATGTGAAGGAGAAGCTGGAAGCTGCCTGCAAGGGAGTTGTCTCCTGCGCCGACCTCCTTGCCTTCGCTGCCAGGGACGCCGTTGCTCAT TACGGAGGGATTCACTACGAGGTGCCGTCCGGGAGAAGAGACGGAAGGATCTCCGTTGCCTCCGACACCGACATCCTCCCTTCGCCGGACTTCAAGCTCAGTAAGCTCACCGACTTGTTCGTCTCCAAGGGCTTGAGCCAGAGCGAGATGATCGTCCTCTCCGGAGCTCACACGGTGGGCATTGCGCACTGCGACGCCTTCTCGAAGCGGCTGGACTCGGCGGACCCCAGGATGGACGTGAAGTACGCTGCGGCGCTGAGGAAGCAGTGCCCGCCGGGGAGCAACAACACGGTCTCGATGGACCCGCATTCGCCGCACAAGTTCGACAACCATTACTACCGCCTCGTGCTGGACAGCCGCGGCCTCTTCACCTCCGACGACACCCTGCTGTCCGCGTGGAGCACGGCGGCGCAGGTGAAGTGGCTCGCCTGCGACTTCAAGGGTTTCCAGCGGGAGTTCGAGGCCGCCATTGTCAAGATGGGGGCCATCGGCGTACTCACCGGCTACGGCGGCGAGGTCCGCACCAATTGCCGAGTCGTCAACTGA
- the LOC122008200 gene encoding peroxidase 5-like isoform X2 yields MALERERRATLVVALAMALWISGAMRAEAQFKVGFYSQSCPRAEAIVKEEIEKALADDEGVGADLLRMHFHDYFGCDGSILLDSTNTAEKDAQINLTLEGFDIIDDVKEKLEAACKGVVSCADLLAFAARDAVAHYGGIHYEVPSGRRDGRISVASDTDILPSPDFKLSKLTDLFVSKGLSQSEMIVLSGAHTVGIAHCDAFSKRLDSADPRMDVKYAAALRKQCPPGSNNTVSMDPHSPHKFDNHYYRLVLDSRGLFTSDDTLLSAWSTAAQVKWLACDFKGFQREFEAAIVKMGAIGVLTGYGGEVRTNCRVVN; encoded by the exons ATGGCATTGGAAAGAGAAAGACGAGCCACGTTGGTGGTGGCCTTGGCCATGGCCCTGTGGATTAGTGGCGCAATGAGAGCAGAAGCTCAGTTCAAGGTTGGCTTCTACTCCCAGAGCTGTCCCCGAGCGGAGGCCATCGTCAAAGAGGAGATCGAGAAGGCCCTCGCCGACGACGAAGGCGTCGGCGCTGACCTCCTCAGGATGCACTTCCATGACTACTTC GGCTGCGATGGTTCGATTTTGTTAGACTCCACCAACACGGCCGAGAAGGACGCGCAGATCAACCTCACGCTCGAAGGGTTCGACATTATTGACGATGTGAAGGAGAAGCTGGAAGCTGCCTGCAAGGGAGTTGTCTCCTGCGCCGACCTCCTTGCCTTCGCTGCCAGGGACGCCGTTGCTCAT TACGGAGGGATTCACTACGAGGTGCCGTCCGGGAGAAGAGACGGAAGGATCTCCGTTGCCTCCGACACCGACATCCTCCCTTCGCCGGACTTCAAGCTCAGTAAGCTCACCGACTTGTTCGTCTCCAAGGGCTTGAGCCAGAGCGAGATGATCGTCCTCTCCGGAGCTCACACGGTGGGCATTGCGCACTGCGACGCCTTCTCGAAGCGGCTGGACTCGGCGGACCCCAGGATGGACGTGAAGTACGCTGCGGCGCTGAGGAAGCAGTGCCCGCCGGGGAGCAACAACACGGTCTCGATGGACCCGCATTCGCCGCACAAGTTCGACAACCATTACTACCGCCTCGTGCTGGACAGCCGCGGCCTCTTCACCTCCGACGACACCCTGCTGTCCGCGTGGAGCACGGCGGCGCAGGTGAAGTGGCTCGCCTGCGACTTCAAGGGTTTCCAGCGGGAGTTCGAGGCCGCCATTGTCAAGATGGGGGCCATCGGCGTACTCACCGGCTACGGCGGCGAGGTCCGCACCAATTGCCGAGTCGTCAACTGA